The window CCCTGGATAGTCAATGACTTCTGCGTTTCAGTCAACACCTGTGGGAATTCCTCCTTTAAATTTGTTCTTCATGCACACGTCCAACTTATTCTCTCTGTCTTTAGCTAAAATTTTCAGTCATTTGTGATGATTTGTCTTTTTTCCCTTTCCTTTTGTTTCCTAGATTATCCATGGAGCAGTTGAAAGTTCAAATTAATCAAATGATAGAGCAGCTGAAACAAAGGAGCGTGGGTCGGTCTACTGTGGACCCGCATGAACTGATAGGGAAACTTGAGCAAGCAAAATCATATTTGTTTGCTGAAGGTAAAATATAGTTGTAATTCTtaagattttttatttatcaaaactAGTATCTTATCTTATGCTGTTTTAATAGCTATACGTGGTGAGCCCTTGATGGGTATGCCTCCAATTTCCCCGACCACTGCCCATGCTGCTGCTTCATCTATGGTGTCTCTCCCTAGGGGTGTTTTAGATATGACCGATCCAATACTACCACTACCCGCTACGCTTCAACCACCACTGGCCCCTCGTTTTGCTGAATTTCAAGTACCACCACCACTGCCACAACAGCCCCCTCTCAACTGGGACGTTACGTGGGGTTCGACTGATGAACAACTTTTTGTTCCTGTGAACAACTTTATCAGCTATTGGTTTACCACAGTGGTGGCTAATTTAGAAGCTATATTAGTTGATCAGGACTGTTATGACTACTTACGGGACAATAGTCCCACTTATAGCTTCATCAATTCACCGTACGTCGGTGCAATTGGGATTCCTGTGACAATAATGAGCAGAGAGTTACATAGAGAAATCAATCCATCGTCTTGTCCGGGTTTGTTATCTCGCACACACTCTTCCGAATGGAAAGTTTTTTGGCCATCACTGGGGACAAGATTTTATGTGGGATTGAGAATTCGGTTATCTTATCAATGGAAGAGATCTGGATCAAAATACATGCTTTTTATTTTCATCGATAACGAAggtatctatttttttataaatgtttttTACCTTATGAATTAACAtgtttttcattttcattctaattattttttatgtacatTTTGTACTGTCGGAAGAAGCGGATGGTTCTTATCCGATAGAGTCACACGGAGCGGGTCCCTCTAACCGAGATGTTCGGCATCGGATGGTGTGATCAACTTTACAAGGTATTTAGCTAGATTACTTGCGTTTTGTAATCTTATATGAACCAGTTTAGTTACTCTCAAACTCACAAATTCATTTATGTATACATATAGAGAGTGCTTTCTACTACTTTTTTTTCTGCCTCACTCTTTTGCGCTAAGAGAGAGAGCTAAAGGATGGCGGACAAGGCAGTCATTATTCGTACCTGCAAGTTCATGATCAACAGGCTTCTCTCCAGGAATCAATTTATTATCTATGCGCTTCTTCCTGGCAGAGCCAATGGCTCAAAGGCTGAGCTGAAGGAAAAGTTGGTTAGGATGTATGAGTTGAAAGACCTGAATGCTATTTTTGTTTTAAGTTTGGCACACATTTTGGAGGTGGGAAATCAACAGgatttggtttgatttatgaTTCTGTTGAGAATGCTAAGAAGTATGAGCCAAACTATAGGTTCATCGGGAATGAGCTTGACACCAAGGTTGAGAAATCTAGGAAACAAATGAAGGAAAGGAAGAACGGGACCAAAAAGGTCCGCGGTGTAAAGAAGACCAAGGCTGGTGATGCCAAGAAGAAATGAGTcttatgcaaaaaaaataaaaatctcattGTGGGATTCTTTGGGGGGCCTTTGGTTTCTTCTTTTGGCGTTGTGTGACCCATGCTTTACCATTGATATGTCTGACTTTGGGGCAATTCAGTTTTGTGTATCCTTAGGAGTATGGGATAGAGTACTTGAGAGTTCTTATTAGTTAGTGTTACCTGTTACCTGATACTATTACTTTGGTAGAGTTCTTATCTCCCGTGGAAGTTTGTTACAAATTTTTATTTACCAATAGGATGAGCAGTACATCTCAAGGAGGGGAGGAAAAAAACACTAAGAAAATAATCTGGGCAGTATACTGTCTAACATGGATCAGTTACATGCCTCAAACACATCCTACCAGAAAGCTGCTACACCACCTGTCAGCTTTTGTTGTCTCTACTAACCCCTTGCCAAACTAGTAATTTTTTCCATATGCTGCCAGTAAAGGGGCAAGCAAAGAAGAGATGGTTGAGGGTCTGGTTCTCCCCGACATGAGCGACAAGTCTGATCAATTTCGGGGCTCCATTTAGCAATTCTATCTTTGGTTTGCAACCTACCATGGGCAGCTAGCTAGCCATAGGATGAAGCAACATTTAGGTCAACCTTGGTTGCTAGAGACAATACTCCTCCATGCTACTTTAGGCAGAATCCCCAGGAGCTTGTACCTGCTACGGCAACCCTCCCAGCATACGACAAGTACCAGTTGGTGTGCCTGTTTTTAGCCATGTATTTAGTAATAGCAACATTTAGGACAAGCTTGGTTGTTACAGGCAATACTCCTCCATGCTACTCTAGGCAGAATCCCCTGGAGCTTGTACCTGCTACATTTTTCAATAGAGGAACCCTTTCAGCATACGACAAGTACCAGTTGGTGTGCCCGTTGTTAGCCATGTATTGAGTAATAGCAACATCTAGGACAAGCTTGGTTGCTACAGACAATACTCCATGCTTACTTTAGGCAGAATCCCCTAGAGCTTGTACCTGCTACAGTAATCCTCCCAGCATACGACAAGTACCAATTGGTGTGCCTGTTATTAGCCATGTATTTCTACTATTATAGAAGTATGGGTGATACTTGGGTTTCGACATGTCTGTTTAAAAGACATTTTATCTTTGTTTAAGGGTACTATAAACTTTTCAAACTAGACCAAATTACTACATGTCATTACCCTAAAATTGAAGTGTCAGCACAGCAGGACATCTAGAAATTTCTCATTCTCTCTCGATCATAGAAGCTGCTCATCATCTTTGGTTCTCTAATTCTCTGTCGTGCGGTCATAGAATGTGTAGAATTGTCTCTTTTCTTTGCTCAATTTTTATGAGGTATTATTGTAGTTCTGTTTCCTTTTCATTTCATTTATGATTTTCATTAGATCTGATTCTTGCATAAATGGGTCGTTCAATTTAATTATAGTTCATGTGCGTTGTTTTTTTCTGTCATATTCATCCATTTACTTTTCACTGCGTAGCAATCCTTCTGGTCCAAATTGCCGCATGATTTGTTGTGTTTCGTAATGAAAATTATTGAGTTTTCTAGCCTGCTATGTATTTATGTGCAGTATAAACAGAAACTGAGAATGAGAACTAAATATAGTAGGGCTGGTTGGTTGGCCTGTCAGGCCAATAATTTTTGCTTCCCGACTTACTAAGACTGGTAATCAACCTATAATGTTAAACGCGATTAGCACACACATTTCAGTCAATTAATTTATTAGATGTTTCTGATCTCACACAACTTACCTTCACTAATTTTTTAAGTACTTATGATTAAGATTTTCCttatttagttttcaaatatatatccCTGGCCAGGTGATTGTTTTCCCTAATAGATGTACATTTGTCTCTAAAAGTTTCTTAAaccaaataaaaaggataaataactAGAAAGACAGCATTCCAGTATGATGATGCTAAAATAAAGGCACTACCTATATTCTCATTTGATGAGTTTTTAACTTGAGGGAAGGAGGAGAAGGTAGCAACATGTATTCCCATTAATTGCTTGATCCATCTTCACAATTTTAAAACTGATGGAATCATTTGTAATATGAAGAATGATAGTAGTCTGTTTGAATTAACTTGGTACATTTACTGATAATAATTCTGGATATATTCCATGTGTTTTGAAGGGGATGTTTCTGTCTTGGCTGACATCAATGATTCTGCAAGCAAGGCCCCCGCCCTGTGTTGATTCCGACAACATCTTTAAATCAAGAGAGATTCTCCAACTCTTCTTTCTGTGTTTCTCTTTGGCCATTGGATCAAATCCTTATCTTTTATCGTAAGTTTTATAGTTCAAAGATATATGTGCTTGACTCGGTGAAGCCTCGACTATATTTGCGTATGTATTATGTATGCCTGCACTTTTTTCTCTTGTTTCAGTATTGTGGTGTGACATGTTCTTGTGAAAGGTGTGACCATACAATGCTCACTTTCATCTTTATATTCATGATCTCTATGAAGTTTTTGATTGGTAAGGTACATATTGTTTTGGTTAATGACCAAGAAACTCAAATCAGCATCTTATTTCGCTACAATCATacatttgttattgttattactgTTTTCAATTCTACTATGGAATTCATGGTATAtagttatgcctattttttttattttatttttccttttaggCACACTCTTTGGTTTACGATTTATGGGTTTGAAAATTCTAGAATATATCATGCTTTGATTCTATAATTCAAGTACGAATTTCTTATTCTTCTACGCATCAAAGAAGTAAGTCGTCAAACGTGTCTGTACCAGCAACACAATCTGCAGTTGTGCTTTATCATTCTAGATTTCAATTAATCTATTTTCTGTTCACCTTGCTATGAGagcagaaaagaaaaaataataataattccaAGAGATTTTGTGATTTTACTTTGCTCAATTTGTGAATAGGGAAGTTTCATGAAGGTGACATCTTTGTTGCTATCATCTTGTTGGGTTTTGGCAAGAGGAGGTGTTACTGAAGCAAAGAATGAAcccaaaatgaccaaaagggatACCGTTATTGCTGCTATGCTCATTCGTAATTACAttagaaatatgaatttttatatgttAAGTCTCTGCCTTTAATATATTCTCTTAAATTTGGACAATTATTGTTGCATAACACATGAAATtgtctaataaataaataaataaataaatcaccaACCAAGATACATGAGAATGTACTCATGgaagatatacaacttcatggAACAGTCCATATATATTTTACGATGTAACATTCGTATTCGATAATGTTTCAATAGTGATATATATggtcattattcaattctaaatttattataattcatGCGAAGTTTTTACTTTCTCTCTTGGATCAAATCGTCAatgtatattcttattcatatatgtttcatcaatttaaattttatttataaactTAGGAATAAATTAATCAAGCAGAACGTAGCACTATATGCTTCTAATATAACTAGATATTAGAGCCCATGCCAGCACGGGCTCAATGTACTACTTTTCgaatattatatgttattttttatctcaatttatatgttgctaatgaaatatttgttatatatatttaaagttgttaattatattatgatttatatgtctttCAACTCAATTATAGCTAGATTCTTTCTCAGAGTTTTTTATTCAAACAACTTTAAAACTTTTTTTGATAGTATAAAATGTAAGCCTAAACAAACTTTAGGTCTAGTCACAGTTGTGactctttctttttcaaaattttaagttcATTTCTTCTTAGAAGGACTCTTTTTTGACTTTCCTGAACGAAcattcttgttctttttttttcttcttctttttttaaattttaaacagcTTTCTAACATTCATGATTGTCAATATTCTATTCTGCTAATGTTACTTTATCTCCatgttaaggaaaaaaaaattaacaatattcaAATGTAAAATGGTCCAAACTTTTAATAAATGTATGATAAGTATATTATTTGTTGTTAAAGGATATTCAGGAATGAATTACATTAAGTTCAATTAGATATATGTGTTGTTCTTActtatttcaattttatgaaGTAAAACATATTTTAAGTGTGTCTCACCTTATACTCTTTTTTGGATAATATTCCTAGTGTATGTTCCTTTCATCCGTTTGGTTAATCTGTTGTAGACATTGATATCCCTCTTagaaatgtaaaataaagttggataatttttttattttttattctaaaaagaatacaatgaaaAGGGGAGAATGGTACAATATCTTTGGCTTTCTTGAACTTCTCTATCTATGAATTCTTTGAGCCTTTATTTCCAATTTCCTCTGCAGTCCTTTGCTAATAATATATGTAGGATCTACAAGATTTCAACTCAACACAAGATAGGATGTGTAATGATGCCATCTAACACATcaacatttaattttaaatagtagagtagtattaattttatattttaaaatcaaacaagGCACAATTTCTTGAAATGAAAATTATCTATGCCATGCCAATACATAGCTAGCTCTTAGCTTGAAAAGAAATTTCATTATATGAAAACAATGTGTTGTTAAAGTGAAAGGCTGCATACCTTGTTCAGTAAGACACTTTTGAAGGTGGGGGCTAGTTTTATGAGGTTTGGTGTAAATTTCTATtgcccacataattaatttatttattggtttaataataattgaataagttaaaaagttacctagtaggataattactgactcctagtaggattgtatccacaattactgactcctagtaggataatgATTGTATTCACCAATCATGTTGATGGAATGTGAAAATATAACTGATTATTCCCTTTATAAAGAGGTCTtctctctgccaaaagaagaataagttccatcacaattattctgaaagtaaggtaaagagacAGAAACAATTCAGTGCTTCTGCTATTACGCTTTTGCTTCCGCTAAAATCATGGAGAATTTaggtaagtaattctttattgaattactgttattatgtgtatgtgaaaatcattaagttcaacgttcctgaataatacaaaggattatggataggattgtttatgtataagattgtttaagtttatataaTCCGTTTTATGCTTACATGTGGCATTAAAGCCTGGTTTTCGGAACAAGTGATTTTCcattaaaattaatgtttctNNNNNNNNNNNNNNNNNNNNNNNNNNNNNNNNNNNNNNNNNNNNNNNNNNNNNNNNNNNNNNNNNNNNNNNNNNNNNNNNNNNNNNNNNNNNNNNNNNNNNNNNNNNNNNNNNNNNNNNNNNNNNNNNNNNNNNNNNNNNNNNNNNNNNNNNNNNNNNNNNNNNNNNNNNNNNNNNNNNNNNNNNNNNNNNNNNNNNNNNNNNNNNNNNNNNNNNNNNNNNNNNNNNNNNNNNNNNNNNNNNNNNNNNNNNNNNNNNNNNNNNNNNNNNNNNNNNNNNNNNNNNNNNNNNNNNNNNNNNNNNNNNNNNNNNNNNNNNNNNNNNNNNNNNNNNNNNNNNNNNNNNNNNNNNNNNNNNNNNNNNNNNNNNNNNNNNNNNNNNNNNNNNNNNNNNNNNNNNNNNNNNNNNNNNNNNNNNNNNNNNNNNNNNNNNNNNNNNNNNNNNNNNNNNNNNNNNNNNNNNNNNNNNNNNNNNNNNNNNNNNNNNNNNNNNNNNNNNNNNNNNNNNNNNNNNNNNNNNNNNNNNNNNNNNNNNNNNNNNNNNNNNNNNNNNNNNNNNNNNNNNNNNNNNNNNNNNNNNNNNNNNNNNNNNNNNNNNNNNNNNNNNNNNNNNNNNNNNNNNNNNNNNNNNNNNNNNNNNNNNNNNNNNNNNNNNNNNNNNNNNNNNNNNNNNNNNNNNNNNNNNNNNNNNNNNNNNNNNNNNNNNNNNNNNNNNNNNNNNNNNNNNNNNNNNNNNNNNNNNNNNNNNNNNNNNNNNNNNNNNNNNNNNNNNNNNNNNNNNNNNNNNNNNNNNNNNNNNNNNNNNNNNNNNNNNNNNNNNNNNNNNNNNNNNNNNNNNNNNNNNNNNNNNNNNNNNNNNNNNNNNNNNNNNNNNNNNNNNNNNNNNNNNNNNNNNNNNNNNNNNNNNNNNNNNNNNNNNNNNNNNNNNNNNNNNNNNNNNNNNNNNNNNNNNNNNNNNNNNNNNNNNNNNNNNNNNNNNNNNNNNNNNNNNNNNNNNNNNNNNNNNNNNNNNNNNNNNNNNNNNNNNNNNNNNNNNNNNNNNNNNNNNNNNNNNNNNNNNNNNNNNNNNNNNNNNNNNNNNNNNNNNNNNNNNNNNNNNNNNNNNNNNNNNNNNNNNNNNNNNNNNNNNNNNNNNNNNNNNNNNNNNNNNNNNNNNNNNNNNNNNNNNNNNNNNNNNNNNNNNNNNNNNNNNNNNNNNNNNNNNNNNNNNNNNNNNNNNNNNNNNNNNNNNNNNNNNNNNNNNNNNNNNNNNNNNNNNNNNNNNNNNNNNNNNNNNNNNNNNNNNNNNNNNNNNNNNNNNNNNNNNNNNNNNNNNNNNNNNNNNNNNNNNNNNNNNNNNNNNNNNNNNNNNNNNNNNNNNNNNNNNNNNNNNNNNNNNNNNNNNNNNNNNNNNNNNNNNNNNNNNNNNNNNNNNNNNNNNNNNNNNNNNNNNNNNNNNNNNNNNNNNNNNNNNNNNNNNNNNNNNNNNNNNNNNNNNNNNNNNNNNNNNNNNNNNNNNNNNNNNNNNNNNNNNNNNNNNNNNNNNNNNNNNNNNNNNNNNNNNNNNNNNNNNNNNNNNNNNNNNNNNNNNNNNNNNNNNNNNNNNNNNNNNNNNNNNNNNNNNNNNNNNNNNNNNNNNNNNNNNNNNNNNNNNNNNNNNNNNNNNNNNNNNNNNNNNNNNNNNNNNNNNNNNNNNNNNNNNNNNNNNNNNNNNNNNNNNNNNNNNNNNNNNNNNNNNNNNNNNNNNNNNNNNNNNNNNNNNNNNNNNNNNNNNNNNNNNNNNNNNNNNNNNNNNNNNNNNNNNNNNNNNNNNNNNNNNNNNNNNNNNNNNNNNNNNNNNNNNNNNNNNNNNNNNNNNNNNNNNNNNNNNNNNNNNNNNNNNNNNNNNNNNNNNNNNNNNNNNNNNNNNNNNNNNNNNNNNNNNNNNNNNNNNNNNNNNNNNNNNNNNNNNNNNNNNNNNNNNNNNNNNNNNNNNNNNNNNNNNNNNNNNNNNNNNNNNNNNNNNNNNNNNNNNNNNNNNNNNNNNNNNNNNNNNNNNNNNNNNNNNNNNNNNNNNNNNNNNNNNNNNNNNNNNNNNNNNNNNNNNNNNNNNNNNNNNNNNNNNNNNNNNNNNNNNNNNNNNNNNNNNNNNNNNNNNNNNNNNNNNNNNNNNNNNNNNNNNNNNNNNNNNNNNNNNNNNNNNNNNNNNNNNNNNNNNNNNNNNNNNNNNNNNNNNNNNNNNNNNNNNNNNNNNNNNNNNNNNNNNNNNNNNNNNNNNNNNNNNNNNNNNNNNNNNNNNNNNNNNNNNNNNNNNNNNNNNNNNNNNNNNNNNNNNNNNNNNNNNNNNNNNNNNNNNNNNNNNNNNNNNNNNNNNNNNNNNNNNNNNNNNNNNNNNNNNNNNNNNNNNNNNNNNNNNNNNNNNNNNNNNNNNNNNNNNNNNNNNNNNNNNNNNNNNNNNNNNNNNNNNNNNNNNNNNNNNNNNNNNNNNNNNNNNNNNNNNNNNNNNNNNNNNNNNNNNNNNNNNNNNNNNNNNNNNNNNNNNNNNNNNNNNNNNNNNNNNNNNNNNNNNNNNNNNNNNNNNNNNNNNNNNNNNNNNNNNNNNNNNNNNNNNNNNNNNNNNNNNNNNNNNNNNNNNNNNNNNNNNNNNNNNNNNNNNNNNNNNNNNNNNNNNNNNNNNNNNNNNNNNNNNNNNNNNNNNNNNNNNNNNNNNNNNNNNNNNNNNNNNNNNNNNNNNNNNNNNNNNNNNNNNNNNNNNNNNNNNNNNNNNNNNNNNNNNNNNNNNNNNNNNNNNNNNNNNNNNNNNNNNNNNNNNNNNNNNNNNNNNNNNNNNNNNNNNNNNNNNNNNNNNNNNNNNNNNNNNNNNNNNNNNNNNNNNNNNNNNNNNNNNNNNNNNNNNNNNNNNNNNNNNNNNNNNNNNNNNNNNNNNNNNNNNNNNNNNNNNNNNNNNNNNNNNNNNNNNNNNNNNNNNNNNNNNNNNNNNNNNNNNNNNNNNNNNNNNNNNNNNNNNNNNNNNNNNNNNNNNNNNNNNNNNNNNNNNNNNNNNNAATGACAAATATAGCAGCAAGACTTAAGTCATTGGGAATGGAAGGGGAACAAAATTTTCTTGTGCAGTTCATCATTAACTCATTACCTTCTGAGTATGGTCTTTTCCAAATGAACTACAACACCACGAAAGACAAATGGAACGTGCATGAATTGCATGGTATGTTGGTTCAAGAGGAAACGAGGCTAAAGAATCAAGGAATCCACTCCATTAATTAAGTAAATCATCAAGGagctgaaaagaaaggaaagaagcatGGTAAGGGACAACAGAAAAAACTTAATGTTAATCAGTCCTCATCTCAAGTACATAAGAAAGGGAACAAGAATGGAAAGTGTCATTACTGTGGAAAATCTGGACATTTTCAGAAAGATTGCCTGAAACGTAAGACAtggtttgagaagaaaggtaagccttGTGCTTTTACATGTCTCGAACCAAATTTAACTAAAGTTCCTTATAATACTTGGTGGATCGACTCTGGTTGTACTGTTCATGTTTCTAATACTATGCAGGGATTCCTTACAATCCAAACTATAAACAAGAATAAAAGATTTGTTTACATGGGGAATAGAGTGAAGGCTCCAGTTGAAGCTGTCGGGACTTATCGTCTGATTCTCGATATTGAGCgtcacttagatttagttgaaacttattatgttccttttcttttgagaaatttagtttttttgtctaagttggataagactggatattcatttaattttggtaatggatgttttagtttgtttaagcataattatctcattggtactggtactctttgtgataatttatacaaactgaacttgataatatttttttcgaAACACTCTTAACTCTGCATCTAAATGTTGGTACCAAATAA of the Capsicum annuum cultivar UCD-10X-F1 chromosome 11, UCD10Xv1.1, whole genome shotgun sequence genome contains:
- the LOC107870998 gene encoding uncharacterized protein LOC107870998 isoform X2 — encoded protein: MEQLKVQINQMIEQLKQRSVGRSTVDPHELIGKLEQAKSYLFAEAIRGEPLMGMPPISPTTAHAAASSMVSLPRGVLDMTDPILPLPATLQPPLAPRFAEFQVPPPLPQQPPLNWDVTWGSTDEQLFVPVNNFISYWFTTVVANLEAILVDQDCYDYLRDNSPTYSFINSPYVGAIGIPVTIMSRELHREINPSSCPGLLSRTHSSEWKVFWPSLGTRFYVGLRIRLSYQWKRSGSKYMLFIFIDNEADGSYPIESHGAGPSNRDVRHRMV
- the LOC107870998 gene encoding uncharacterized protein LOC107870998 isoform X1, whose product is MEQLKVQINQMIEQLKQRSVGRSTVDPHELIGKLEQAKSYLFAEAIRGEPLMGMPPISPTTAHAAASSMVSLPRGVLDMTDPILPLPATLQPPLAPRFAEFQVPPPLPQQPPLNWDVTWGSTDEQLFVPVNNFISYWFTTVVANLEAILVDQDCYDYLRDNSPTYSFINSPYVGAIGIPVTIMSRELHREINPSSCPGLLSRTHSSEWKVFWPSLGTRFYVGLRIRLSYQWKRSGSKYMLFIFIDNEEADGSYPIESHGAGPSNRDVRHRMV